The window TCCTTCTCAAAAAATCCGACGAACAAGCCACCCTCTCGGGGTGGTCAGAGTGAACGCAACCACCAAGTGCGAGCACTTCGGCCGCGACCTCCCCGCAAATTCCGAACGATTCTCTATCACGCTTCAGCGGGGGATGACGGCATGAGTCTTCTATCGGCCCTCACCTACGCCCGCGAAGATGTTGATGTACGAGAAGTCGTAAAAGCGGTGTCCGAACTCAATGATGACCTTGACCGGAATTCTGCCGTGTTATTCCCACGGCTTGTGCGTGAACGACCCGACCTGTTTGATTTAGACCGGCTGCCGAACCATTATTCCCACCTCAAAGGTGGTCAGAATGAGTAGTCGGGGGTCAGTAGATACGGATCCCTCAAAATCAACCACTCACGGCGGATTAACCGACGACGAGCGTGAGTTGTTCGAACGTCTCCACGACAAGTTCAAAGGAGAGGACATTGGGCGTGTCTTCGAAATCGCCCTTCAGTCTTCATCGGACACGGACAACGAGGAGGCGAGTTCATGAAGTTCGTCGGCGTCCATCACCGCCGGTTTTTCAGAAAGTGTTCGGCGAGCTCGAAGCAGGTCCCGGCGGACTTCGGGATCGTCGGTTTCGACGACTTTGTCATCAAGTGCCTGTCCAACGCGGTCGATGAGCTGCTTTGCTTCGAGGTCGAGGGCTTGGTTGCAGTGGATACAGAAATCCCGTTCGCGAGGTGTCTTCTTCTCGCAGCGGGGGCAAGTCACAGGGGCGACTTCCTTGGTCTCCTCTTCGCCGATGTCCAAGCCGTGCATTGCGGCGTACTGCAGTTCTTGGGTCTCACCGGAGAACTTCGCCACATATCGAGAAATAACGGGCGACCCACGGGCACGTCCCTGGCGGTCCTCAATGAACGCCTGGGATTTCTCGCGTGTCGAGAGCCAGTACGCGTTCGACTTACGGAAGTTGGTCGGTGTAACCGGCTTCGTGACTCCTGCACGTTCACCGGAGGCCTTGAAACACTGCAGGAAGCGAGTGTAGCTGAATCGCGTCGGGTCGTTAAGTTTCGTCCAGAGATAGTCGTCGCGACCGCCGGGATGCTCGGAGAGCCAGCGCTTGACGTACGGGACGGCCATGATGAGGTGGACGTCGTGTTCACCACGTTTGCCGTCGACGCGGACTTTGAGCGAGTGCTCGCCGTCAGTGACGTCCTTGACACGCATGTCGTAGAGTTCTCCCCCTCGGAAGCCGCCTTCGAACTGCAGCGCGATGAGGGCCTTGTCTCGGGGATTGCGGGCCGCGTCAATCATCGGTTTTACATCATCCTCAAGGTCGAGCATGTCGGCCTCGTCGGGTTCGGGTTGGTAATTGCGGGAAGTCTTGGTCGAGATCCATTTGTGGGTCTCTGGAATCTCGTCTCCGCGAGTGACGTGCTTGGCGAAGAGACGGAACGCAACTCGGTAGTCACGATTGGTCTCCTGCGAACCGTCCTCGATATCGTAGGTGTCGTGAATCCATCGAGTGACAGTCTTCGCGGCGTCCTTTGCCTCATAGAACGTCTCGTCGTCCTCAACGTCGCCCTCACGTTCGGTGACGAGAGTCTCGTGGAGGCAGGCATCGGCGTGCTCGCTGATTCGGACACAGTGGCGCAAGAGCTTCTCGTGGCGATAGTGGCCGTAGTCTTCACGAAGGAGACGAAGCTCGTCGGAGAAGTCGAGCAAGAGTTCCCTATCGTGCGTACATCCCCCTCGTTTGTCGTTTCGAAGCTTCCTGCGAAGGGTGTCAACCGACTGCTTTGGGTCGGTAGGCATGACAGTCAGGTAACTCTATGGGATGGTAAAGGTTTGGTTGGAAGCCCTCCACCGGCTCTTTCTGTCGAACACAGTGAGGTTGAAGAGCCTCGCGTGGAGAGCGCGAACGAAGTGAGCGACCGTAGTTCACAATCCCAGCCAAACACCGAATTTTGGGCACCTCACCCCAACACGATACACGTACTCGTCCGCCCAACGCCTTCGATATCCTGAATCTCACCGGTGATGAGCGTCAGCAGTTCGCGTTCGGACTCAGCTTCGACTTCGGCGACGATGTCGAACTCGCCGGCGACGATACTTGCTTTTCGCACGTTGTCGAGGGTCCGGACGTGTTCCACGACGTCGCTGGTGGTCCCTGCACCAGTCTGAATCGTAACGTAGGCTTCGACCATTCGTGACTATTGTTTGTCAGACGAGATAACTTTTCGTTCGTCGTAATGGACCACGCGCAGACGAAGTATCGACGCCTCAGCGGTCAGGGATGCCACAGACGCCCGCTTCCTCGCCCATCTTT is drawn from Haloferax litoreum and contains these coding sequences:
- a CDS encoding tyrosine-type recombinase/integrase — translated: MPTDPKQSVDTLRRKLRNDKRGGCTHDRELLLDFSDELRLLREDYGHYRHEKLLRHCVRISEHADACLHETLVTEREGDVEDDETFYEAKDAAKTVTRWIHDTYDIEDGSQETNRDYRVAFRLFAKHVTRGDEIPETHKWISTKTSRNYQPEPDEADMLDLEDDVKPMIDAARNPRDKALIALQFEGGFRGGELYDMRVKDVTDGEHSLKVRVDGKRGEHDVHLIMAVPYVKRWLSEHPGGRDDYLWTKLNDPTRFSYTRFLQCFKASGERAGVTKPVTPTNFRKSNAYWLSTREKSQAFIEDRQGRARGSPVISRYVAKFSGETQELQYAAMHGLDIGEEETKEVAPVTCPRCEKKTPRERDFCIHCNQALDLEAKQLIDRVGQALDDKVVETDDPEVRRDLLRARRTLSEKPAVMDADELHELASSLSVSDED
- a CDS encoding Lrp/AsnC family transcriptional regulator; the protein is MVEAYVTIQTGAGTTSDVVEHVRTLDNVRKASIVAGEFDIVAEVEAESERELLTLITGEIQDIEGVGRTSTCIVLG